The Flavobacterium sp. HJ-32-4 genome contains a region encoding:
- a CDS encoding glycosyltransferase family 4 protein: MMHIAFLTPEYPTTSAGRCGGLGTSLGTLARGLVRAGVKVSVILYGQERDERREEEGVMLHFLRQRHYRVGGWFLYRKYIQARIRTFVEEEQIDLIEVPDWTGISAFMSFRVPVVMRFHGSDTYFCQLENRRQKVKNRWLEWCAVRAADAFIAPSTFAGEQSARLFGLRQKVTRIPYGIDVSHFSNPEPDAFERGTLLYLGTLIRKKGVLELPFILRRVRQQYPNVKLVLIGNDSADSVSGRPSTYALFQEALHPDDQDAVTYLGSKPYHEVQDFIRNAHICLFPTFAETFGMVTVESMAMRKAVVNSDGGWAHELMANGESGFLVDPHDHEAFANTIVRLLTDDALTSAVGVAARNFVEKHFAIATVVTQNQAFYHNCIANGTRRT, translated from the coding sequence ATGATGCATATAGCCTTCCTCACGCCTGAATATCCTACCACCTCGGCAGGTCGTTGCGGTGGGCTCGGTACGAGTTTGGGTACCCTTGCGCGTGGCCTCGTGCGGGCGGGAGTGAAAGTGTCTGTTATTTTGTATGGTCAGGAACGCGACGAACGCCGTGAAGAGGAAGGAGTAATGCTCCACTTTCTTCGCCAACGGCACTACCGTGTGGGCGGATGGTTTCTCTATCGAAAGTATATCCAGGCACGGATTAGGACCTTTGTCGAAGAGGAACAAATTGACCTAATAGAAGTGCCCGACTGGACTGGCATATCCGCTTTTATGTCGTTTCGGGTTCCCGTTGTGATGCGTTTCCACGGAAGTGACACCTATTTCTGCCAACTTGAGAACCGGCGCCAAAAAGTCAAAAACCGTTGGCTGGAATGGTGTGCGGTTCGCGCCGCCGATGCGTTTATCGCGCCGAGTACCTTCGCAGGCGAGCAGTCGGCCCGTCTTTTCGGATTGCGGCAGAAGGTGACGCGGATACCCTACGGAATCGACGTCTCCCATTTTTCTAATCCTGAACCGGATGCCTTTGAGCGTGGTACGCTGCTCTATCTGGGCACCCTCATCCGAAAGAAAGGTGTGTTGGAGCTTCCGTTCATCCTGAGGCGTGTGCGGCAGCAGTATCCAAACGTGAAACTGGTGTTGATCGGCAACGACAGCGCCGATTCGGTATCGGGAAGACCTTCTACGTATGCGTTGTTCCAGGAAGCACTTCATCCCGACGACCAGGACGCTGTTACATATCTTGGCAGTAAGCCGTATCACGAAGTACAGGACTTCATACGAAACGCCCATATCTGTCTCTTCCCTACATTTGCCGAGACATTTGGCATGGTGACCGTCGAGTCGATGGCGATGAGAAAGGCCGTTGTAAACAGTGATGGGGGATGGGCACACGAACTGATGGCCAACGGAGAAAGCGGTTTTCTCGTTGATCCCCACGATCATGAGGCGTTTGCTAACACCATCGTACGCTTGCTGACCGATGATGCGTTAACGTCCGCAGTCGGTGTTGCAGCCCGAAATTTCGTAGAGAAGCACTTTGCTATCGCTACGGTCGTAACGCAGAACCAGGCATTTTACCACAATTGTATTGCAAATGGTACACGTCGTACATAA
- a CDS encoding UDP-glycosyltransferase, with protein MKKRVFIFLPDGVGLRNFAFTDFPQLGVEREYEVVYWNNTPFPVETETGYPEIRIENQRIDPLTPVWTNARKRSELNVFDRQFNETVYNTYNFPQSYNGLKNTAKSLLSDFLVATSSSPRGVERIRKQIRARERKSPKYAYCHRQLQEGKPAFVFCTNQRPSQAIAPILAAQDLGIPTGTFIFSWDNLPKATTVIETDYYFVWSDHMKRELLRYCPYVKEEQVFVTGTPQFASHFDKNLIEPKASFFERHGLDMSKQYICFSGDDIVTSPLDQYYLEDLALAVRTLNASGRNLGIIYRKCPVDFTDRYQSILETYSDVITSIDPLWRPVGSSWNEIMPSKEDFALQATICEHTEFVANVASSMVFDFVAHHKSCVFFDYEQPQLKKGIRDIGQNYKYIHFRSMPSPDAALWCRNKKDLAQLTADILDGKTTNVPDGLRWFDIVVGPDPVHASERIWNGIDTILRSGT; from the coding sequence ATGAAAAAACGGGTCTTTATCTTTCTGCCGGATGGGGTAGGCCTTCGGAATTTCGCTTTCACCGATTTCCCGCAGTTGGGAGTGGAAAGGGAATATGAGGTCGTCTATTGGAATAACACCCCATTTCCCGTAGAAACAGAAACAGGATATCCCGAAATCCGCATCGAGAACCAGCGCATCGATCCGCTTACACCGGTTTGGACCAATGCGCGAAAGCGTTCGGAACTGAATGTATTTGACAGGCAGTTCAACGAAACCGTATACAATACCTACAACTTTCCGCAATCCTATAACGGACTCAAGAATACGGCGAAAAGTCTGCTATCGGATTTCCTGGTCGCAACATCGTCGAGCCCCCGGGGTGTCGAACGCATCCGGAAGCAAATTCGGGCACGTGAGCGTAAAAGCCCCAAATACGCCTACTGCCACCGCCAACTTCAGGAAGGAAAGCCTGCCTTTGTTTTTTGCACCAACCAACGTCCTTCACAGGCCATCGCGCCTATTTTGGCAGCTCAGGACCTGGGGATACCGACCGGCACCTTTATTTTTTCATGGGACAACCTCCCTAAGGCGACGACCGTCATCGAAACGGATTATTATTTCGTCTGGAGTGATCACATGAAACGGGAACTGCTGCGCTACTGCCCCTACGTGAAGGAAGAACAGGTTTTTGTAACGGGCACTCCACAGTTTGCCAGCCATTTCGACAAAAATCTCATTGAACCAAAGGCGTCTTTTTTTGAGCGCCACGGACTGGACATGTCTAAACAGTATATCTGTTTTTCAGGGGATGATATCGTAACCTCTCCGCTTGACCAATATTACCTCGAAGACCTGGCCCTTGCCGTACGCACACTAAATGCGTCGGGGCGTAACCTGGGCATTATTTACAGAAAATGCCCTGTTGACTTTACCGACCGGTATCAGTCCATCCTCGAAACCTATTCGGATGTCATCACCTCTATTGACCCGCTTTGGCGGCCGGTGGGTTCCAGTTGGAATGAAATCATGCCATCGAAGGAAGATTTTGCCCTTCAGGCCACTATTTGTGAGCATACAGAGTTCGTAGCCAATGTGGCGTCATCGATGGTATTCGATTTTGTCGCACACCATAAATCCTGTGTGTTTTTCGACTACGAACAGCCCCAGTTGAAGAAGGGAATCCGGGATATCGGACAGAATTATAAATATATCCACTTTCGCTCGATGCCATCGCCCGATGCCGCACTTTGGTGCCGGAATAAGAAGGACCTCGCACAATTGACGGCGGATATCCTTGATGGAAAAACGACCAACGTGCCCGACGGACTTCGATGGTTTGATATTGTCGTAGGCCCGGATCCGGTGCACGCGTCCGAACGGATTTGGAACGGTATTGACACCATCTTACGTTCCGGTACGTGA
- a CDS encoding N-acetylneuraminate synthase family protein, whose amino-acid sequence MTQFKRPFVIAEIGCNHRGEMETAKELIKIAKIFGNADAVKFQKRNNRELLTEEQYNAPHPNQSHAYGSTYGEHREFLEFTAEQHRELKAYCEETGIVYSTSVWDTTSAKEIAALEPEFIKIPSACNNHYEMLGWLCDHYKGEIHVSTGMTTKEEIEELMTFFRERNRSKDVVVYNCTSGYPVPFADICLLDITYLQQRYGHEVKAIGFSGHHLGIAVDIAAYTLGATVIERHYTLDRTWKGTDHAASLEPMGLRKLTRDLQAVYESLRFKEQDVLPIEAVQREKLKYRKK is encoded by the coding sequence ATGACTCAGTTTAAAAGACCTTTCGTCATCGCGGAGATCGGGTGTAACCACCGGGGCGAGATGGAAACGGCGAAGGAACTTATTAAAATAGCCAAAATATTCGGGAACGCGGATGCGGTAAAATTCCAAAAGCGAAATAACCGCGAACTGCTTACGGAAGAGCAATACAATGCGCCACATCCCAACCAATCCCATGCCTACGGAAGCACCTATGGGGAACACCGCGAATTCCTTGAGTTTACGGCCGAACAACACCGGGAGCTGAAAGCTTATTGTGAAGAAACCGGCATCGTCTACTCAACCTCTGTTTGGGACACCACCTCTGCAAAAGAGATTGCGGCACTTGAGCCGGAGTTTATCAAAATCCCGTCGGCCTGCAACAACCATTACGAAATGCTCGGATGGCTTTGTGACCACTATAAAGGGGAGATTCACGTGTCGACAGGCATGACCACAAAAGAGGAAATCGAAGAACTGATGACGTTTTTCCGCGAACGGAACCGAAGCAAGGACGTGGTCGTGTATAACTGCACGTCGGGCTATCCGGTGCCTTTCGCCGACATATGCCTACTGGATATTACCTACCTCCAACAACGATACGGGCACGAGGTAAAGGCAATCGGTTTTTCAGGTCACCACCTCGGTATCGCTGTGGATATCGCGGCCTATACGCTGGGTGCCACGGTCATCGAACGGCATTATACGCTTGACCGTACCTGGAAAGGAACCGATCACGCCGCGTCGCTTGAGCCTATGGGACTTCGTAAACTGACGCGCGATTTACAGGCGGTCTATGAATCGCTTCGATTCAAAGAACAGGATGTATTGCCTATCGAGGCCGTGCAACGCGAAAAGCTCAAGTATCGAAAGAAATGA
- a CDS encoding acylneuraminate cytidylyltransferase, which produces MKKIGFIPIRKGSKGIPGKNTRKMLGRPLYAWVLGEAILSQLDEVYVFTDDEGVVSAIEREYSWTAKVTARLRSAENATDTASTESALAEFLSGHENPDDIICLLQATSPLTTAADIDKVLEKVASGQADSALSVVRTHRFLWSEEGAPLNYDYMQRPRRQDFTGTLVENGAVYATNGRTYAETRNRLGGKVAVVEMPEETLIEIDHETDWQVCETLLAARLSGKSAAHGPIRYLVLDVDGVFTDAGVYYNEEGEFGKRFDMRDGMGLEILRQHGVGVMVITSEQSPLVAARMRKLGVQDAYLGVKDKFSRLTEILGSRNIDFSSIAYIGDDVNDLACICAAGWGLAPADATVTVQRHADIIMRHSGGHGAIREACEFIIKHNKRHDSV; this is translated from the coding sequence ATGAAGAAAATAGGATTTATTCCCATACGGAAGGGTTCAAAAGGAATTCCGGGTAAGAATACCCGTAAGATGCTCGGGAGACCGCTCTATGCCTGGGTGCTGGGCGAGGCCATCCTATCGCAACTGGATGAGGTGTACGTTTTTACGGATGACGAGGGCGTAGTATCCGCGATTGAGCGCGAGTACAGTTGGACCGCCAAAGTCACGGCGCGCCTGCGTTCCGCCGAAAATGCGACGGATACCGCGTCGACTGAATCGGCGTTGGCGGAGTTCCTTTCCGGCCATGAAAACCCCGACGATATCATTTGCCTGCTTCAGGCGACCTCGCCACTGACGACCGCTGCCGATATTGATAAGGTATTGGAAAAAGTGGCCTCAGGTCAGGCCGATTCGGCCTTGTCAGTAGTGCGAACCCATCGTTTTCTTTGGAGTGAGGAGGGTGCGCCCCTCAACTACGACTATATGCAACGCCCCCGCCGCCAGGACTTCACCGGAACACTCGTCGAAAACGGTGCCGTATATGCGACAAATGGCCGAACGTATGCGGAAACCCGAAATAGGCTGGGAGGTAAGGTGGCCGTGGTTGAAATGCCCGAAGAGACACTTATAGAAATCGATCATGAAACCGATTGGCAGGTATGTGAGACATTGCTCGCCGCCCGCCTTTCAGGAAAAAGTGCCGCCCATGGGCCTATTCGGTACCTGGTGCTGGATGTGGATGGAGTGTTTACCGATGCCGGCGTCTATTACAACGAAGAAGGAGAGTTCGGAAAACGCTTCGATATGCGGGATGGGATGGGGCTTGAGATCCTGCGACAACATGGCGTGGGTGTCATGGTCATCACTTCAGAGCAATCACCCCTGGTTGCTGCACGGATGCGTAAGTTGGGTGTACAGGATGCGTACCTGGGCGTAAAAGACAAGTTCTCGCGATTGACCGAAATCCTGGGAAGTAGGAATATTGATTTTTCTTCCATTGCCTATATCGGCGACGACGTAAACGACCTGGCCTGTATCTGCGCAGCCGGTTGGGGACTGGCTCCGGCGGATGCTACAGTCACGGTGCAGCGCCATGCCGATATCATAATGCGACATTCGGGTGGTCATGGTGCCATCCGGGAAGCCTGCGAATTTATCATAAAACATAACAAACGACATGACTCAGTTTAA
- a CDS encoding MBOAT family protein, which translates to MLFNSFEFAVFLPLVFALYWMASRHLRLQNMLLLAASYYFYACWDWRFLFLLLFSTALDYTAAHCITKAKSESHRRIWLWLSIGINVGFLAVFKYFNFFSESFTQLLSGFGLSITPVLLDVILPVGISFYTFHGLSYIIDVYRRRTEAESDFVAYGVFVAYFPLLVAGPIERATHLLPQVKKPREFRYHQAVDGMRQILWGLFKKIVIADNCSVFVDQIFHDPAAYSGSTLALGAVLFAVQIYGDFSGYSDIALGVSKLFGIELLRNFSFPYFSRDIAEFWRRWHMSLSSWFRDYLYIPLGGSKGGKWMRIRNTFAIFLVSGFWHGANWTYLFWGFLNAVYFLPLLLSDRNRTHLDSVAAGRIFPSLKELGQVLITFCLSTLAWIFFRAPSLESAFSYCRHLFSPSLFSLPEIRPFYLFVLLFVFFIIEWLGRESVHPLEKIVRMPRVVRWSCYIGLFVVLFVFRQMHEVPFIYFQY; encoded by the coding sequence ATGCTGTTCAACTCCTTCGAATTCGCGGTCTTTCTTCCCCTTGTCTTCGCCCTTTACTGGATGGCGAGCCGCCACCTGCGCCTGCAGAACATGCTGTTGTTGGCCGCCAGCTATTATTTTTACGCCTGCTGGGATTGGAGGTTCCTGTTTCTGTTATTGTTCTCTACTGCTCTCGATTATACGGCCGCCCATTGCATCACGAAAGCAAAAAGCGAGTCTCATCGCCGCATTTGGCTATGGCTCAGCATCGGCATTAATGTGGGTTTTCTGGCCGTCTTCAAATATTTCAACTTTTTCTCGGAGTCGTTTACGCAACTGCTTTCGGGGTTTGGTCTCTCCATCACGCCAGTCCTGCTGGATGTGATTCTTCCGGTTGGCATTTCGTTCTATACCTTCCATGGTTTGTCGTACATCATCGACGTATACCGCCGTCGCACTGAAGCAGAATCGGATTTCGTGGCGTATGGCGTGTTCGTGGCCTATTTTCCTTTGTTGGTGGCGGGCCCCATCGAGCGCGCGACGCATCTATTGCCGCAGGTCAAAAAGCCGAGGGAATTCCGCTATCACCAGGCAGTGGATGGCATGCGCCAGATTTTGTGGGGATTGTTTAAAAAGATCGTGATAGCCGATAACTGTTCCGTATTTGTCGATCAGATTTTTCATGATCCGGCGGCTTACAGTGGCAGTACATTAGCGCTTGGTGCCGTCTTGTTTGCCGTGCAGATTTACGGGGATTTCTCGGGTTACTCCGACATTGCACTGGGGGTTTCGAAACTGTTCGGGATTGAACTGCTGCGCAATTTTTCGTTTCCGTATTTTTCAAGGGATATCGCCGAGTTCTGGCGCCGGTGGCACATGTCGCTGTCGTCCTGGTTTCGGGATTATCTCTACATACCGCTCGGCGGCAGCAAAGGGGGTAAATGGATGCGCATACGCAATACGTTTGCCATTTTTCTGGTCAGCGGATTTTGGCATGGCGCGAACTGGACTTATCTTTTCTGGGGATTTTTGAACGCGGTGTATTTTCTTCCCTTGTTACTCTCAGACCGAAACCGCACGCACCTGGATTCCGTTGCCGCAGGGCGTATTTTTCCGTCCCTTAAAGAATTAGGGCAGGTGCTCATAACGTTCTGTCTTTCCACGCTGGCCTGGATTTTTTTCCGTGCCCCCAGTCTTGAAAGCGCCTTCTCTTATTGTCGCCACCTCTTTTCCCCATCGCTGTTTTCACTTCCTGAGATACGGCCTTTCTACCTTTTCGTGTTGCTGTTTGTATTTTTCATAATCGAGTGGTTGGGACGCGAATCCGTGCATCCGCTTGAAAAAATCGTGCGTATGCCGAGGGTCGTCCGGTGGAGTTGCTATATCGGGTTATTCGTGGTGCTGTTTGTATTCCGGCAGATGCACGAGGTGCCCTTCATTTACTTTCAATACTGA
- a CDS encoding glycosyltransferase family 2 protein, with translation MDVSFLIVTRQRPDDLRLTLSRLSEWVDTCDAEILVFIDGCWETREVKKEFPMVRWFSSEKQLGASPARRRLYPEANGRVLIGLDDDAHPVTPDFLSIIDQKFGDETVGLLVFREIKGIFPNDQACLDKAGPAGPEYRTADFIGSGFAIRRQVYHETRGFPEWIDIYGEETCVAFEVLENGHDLLYVPSIVINHRVDMEKRRRTGRNYFRFERQLRNSFFIFLVYYRYPLRRMLRLLLHNFRKYAVRDRAYFSAYCRAVATMVWRTPAVFRFRKPLGAATENKIKSLDGIPY, from the coding sequence ATGGACGTCTCGTTTCTAATCGTAACACGCCAGCGCCCGGACGACCTGCGTCTGACACTCAGTCGACTGAGCGAGTGGGTGGATACGTGCGATGCCGAAATCCTGGTTTTCATTGATGGCTGTTGGGAGACGCGTGAGGTGAAAAAAGAATTTCCGATGGTGCGATGGTTTTCGTCAGAGAAGCAGTTGGGGGCATCCCCCGCCCGCCGTCGTTTGTATCCGGAAGCAAACGGACGTGTGTTGATCGGACTTGACGACGATGCGCATCCGGTTACGCCCGATTTCCTTTCTATCATCGATCAAAAGTTTGGCGACGAAACGGTCGGACTCCTTGTGTTTCGTGAGATAAAAGGCATTTTTCCAAATGACCAGGCGTGTCTGGATAAGGCGGGTCCGGCGGGTCCTGAGTACCGTACCGCTGATTTCATTGGCAGCGGCTTTGCCATACGGCGTCAGGTATATCACGAAACCCGCGGTTTTCCGGAATGGATCGACATTTACGGGGAGGAAACCTGCGTTGCCTTCGAAGTACTTGAAAACGGGCATGATCTTCTGTATGTACCATCGATTGTCATCAACCATCGCGTTGACATGGAAAAACGCCGGAGGACCGGTCGGAACTACTTTCGGTTCGAGCGGCAGTTACGCAACAGTTTTTTCATTTTCCTGGTCTACTACCGCTATCCGCTTCGCAGAATGCTACGTCTCCTCCTGCATAATTTCCGTAAATATGCCGTTCGTGACCGCGCGTATTTCAGCGCCTATTGCCGTGCCGTAGCAACGATGGTGTGGAGAACGCCCGCTGTCTTCCGGTTCCGGAAACCGTTAGGTGCGGCTACGGAGAATAAGATCAAAAGCCTGGACGGAATCCCGTATTGA
- a CDS encoding glycosyltransferase has product MRILMIAIPNQHFFQWVDQLRDAGHEVVWFDITDDETPSPRIPWVTQIKKWKRRYRLPFRHKLRKWLPAVSSWVERWNTVDASSVLSLTAERFRPHVIHCFEMDRAGTPILDFLEKTHIPVIYSSWGSDLFQLASARPSDVQARFLKRADFLISDCSRDVNLALQNGFTGRVLGVLPANGGMHFPKDSIRSLEERNIILVKGYEDGVGKALAVLDALHELPEHYHHLKLVVYAADDVVSVYCRQNRLPFQDVRVYSRYQFVSNADLIDMMGRSILHIGNSTSDGMPNALLEAMGMGAFPIQSNPGGATEEVIRHGENGFLIASPTDSTAIRELVITALQDVSLRRNAQEYNVHVLSETRDRTKLKPVINELYEHIKSEWTSRF; this is encoded by the coding sequence ATGAGAATTCTGATGATCGCGATACCCAACCAGCATTTTTTTCAATGGGTCGACCAGTTGCGCGACGCCGGGCACGAGGTGGTTTGGTTTGATATAACCGACGATGAAACGCCATCGCCCCGGATTCCGTGGGTTACACAAATAAAAAAATGGAAACGCCGCTACCGCTTGCCTTTCCGGCATAAACTCAGGAAATGGCTACCCGCCGTCTCAAGCTGGGTAGAACGTTGGAACACCGTCGATGCCTCTTCCGTATTGAGTTTAACAGCGGAAAGGTTCCGCCCCCACGTGATCCACTGCTTTGAAATGGATCGCGCCGGGACACCCATACTCGATTTTCTCGAAAAAACCCACATTCCAGTTATATACTCGTCCTGGGGAAGTGATCTTTTCCAACTCGCGTCGGCACGTCCGAGCGATGTCCAGGCGCGATTCCTGAAGCGTGCCGATTTTTTGATTTCCGACTGCAGTCGTGATGTCAACCTCGCCCTGCAAAACGGCTTCACCGGACGTGTATTGGGCGTATTACCCGCCAACGGAGGGATGCATTTTCCGAAGGACTCCATACGTTCCCTCGAAGAACGTAATATCATCCTGGTAAAAGGCTATGAGGATGGCGTTGGAAAGGCGCTTGCTGTGCTGGACGCGCTACACGAACTTCCCGAACACTACCACCACCTGAAGCTGGTCGTATATGCGGCTGACGATGTGGTTTCCGTATATTGCAGGCAAAACCGGCTTCCTTTTCAGGATGTAAGGGTGTACAGCAGGTATCAATTCGTATCCAACGCTGATTTAATTGACATGATGGGACGCAGTATCCTCCATATCGGAAACAGTACATCAGACGGGATGCCGAATGCGCTGCTCGAAGCTATGGGCATGGGCGCATTCCCCATTCAATCGAATCCGGGCGGCGCGACGGAGGAGGTCATTCGTCATGGCGAAAACGGCTTCCTGATTGCTAGCCCGACCGACAGTACCGCTATACGCGAGTTAGTTATCACCGCATTGCAGGATGTCTCACTAAGGAGGAACGCCCAGGAATATAATGTGCATGTGCTATCGGAGACACGTGACCGTACGAAATTGAAGCCCGTCATCAACGAGCTATACGAACACATCAAAAGCGAATGGACGTCTCGTTTCTAA